TTTCTTTGGCATAGGCAACCTTACTTACGGCCTTAATGCCACAATCGAGAGAGATAATGAGCTTTACGCCTGTCTCCACGGCATAATCGATTCCTTGAAACGAAATGCCATACCCTTCATCGTACCGGTCCGGAATGTAATAATCAATATTACTTGTTATTCCCCGAAAGAACTTGTATACCAACGAAACTGCGGTAGTACCATCTACATCATAATCCCCGTAAATGAGGATCCGCTCTTTGTTACCCAGAGCCCGCTCAATCCGCCGGATCGCTACATCCATGTCAGGTAGCAGAAAAGGATCATGCAACTCGTTGAGTTTAGGATACAAGAATCCGGTTGCTTCTTCCTTAGTCTCTATACCTCTCTTGATAAGCAATTCAGTAAGAACGGGATGTAAATTTAATTCTTTCGCTAATTCATTTTTTCTATTTTTTTGGTCGTTTGTAAGGGTTGAATAATTCCATCTGTAAGTCATTTATATCGTTTTTTTCTTTTCTCTCTCAAATCCCGAATCGGCTTCGGGAGCACTGCAACAGGATGTCAAAAAGTCCGGCGGCAAAAGATCTCAATAATGGCATATCGATATACCATTCCGAAGTTGTAAAGGTAATACTATTTTTTCTTTTTCGTTTATTTTACACAATAAATAACCCATTTTCTCCAGATCAATTCTTATTTGTACCTTCTTATTTGTACCTTTGTACATCAAAATCAATGCAAGAATGGAGATTGCGGCACTGGTATCAGGAGGAGTAGACAGTTCAGTTGTAGTACACCGGTTAAAGGAAATGGGCTACGACCCGACCATCTTTTATATAAAAATAGGGATGGAGGACAAGGACGGATATATCGACTGCCCGTCGGAAGAAGATATCGAGATCGTGTCATTCATCGCCAGAAAATATGGATGTCGCTTTGAGATAGTGTCGTTACATGAGGAGTATTGGGATAGTGTGGTACGCTACACCATCGATTCGGTCAAACGGGGATTGACGCCCAATCCCGATATGATGTGCAACAAACTGATCAAATTCGGTGTTTTTGAACAGAAATGGGGCCATCAGTTCGATAAGATTGCGACCGGGCACTATGCCACCACCACGGAGTTGGATGGATTGACATGGCTTTCCACCGCGAAAGACCACATAAAGGACCAGACCTATTTTCTGGGGCAAATAAGCTATATGCAAGTCTCTAAACTGATGTTTCCGATCGGCGATCTGCTTAAGTCGGAAGTACGGACTATTGCCGCCCGGGAGAAGTTACCGTCAGCCCAACGCAAAGACAGCCAGGGTATTTGTTTCCTGGGAAAAGTAAATTACAACGAGTTCATTGAACGCTACCTGGGTAGAAAGGACGGCCTTATCGTGGAACTGGAGACCGGGAATATCCTGGGCAAGCATCAGGGTTTCTGGTTCCATACCATCGGTCAGCGCAAGGGGCTGGGATTGAGTGGAGGCCCCTGGTTCGTGATCAAGAAAGATGTACAGCGGAATATCGTGTATGTTTCTAAAGGGTACGACACGATACACCAGTATGGTGAAATCATCAACCTGCAAGGATTTGAGTTTATCACCAAAGATATCTGGGGTGATTTTGATGGAGAAAAAGAGATTACCTTCAAGATAAGGCATACACCGGAGTTCACACCGGGAAAAATTTCAAAGATCGGTGATTTATACCGTATCCATTCCTCCGAGCCGGTGCAGGGCATTGCTGCCGGACAATTCGGGGTGGTATATGACACCGAGAAGAATTTGTGCCTGGGGAGTGGGATGATATATTGAAGTGGAAAGGTGCCTGAGTGATTGAGCGGATAAGCGGATAATGCACTTCGTGCGATAAATGATATATGCTTCGCATGATAATAGTTGCGCCGATACACACTTCGGCGATAGTTCTTTCTTAATTTTTAGTTTTTAGTTTTACAATATGAGACGAATATTTATTGTAGTTTTCCTCTTTTTGCTGTTATCTATCCCAAAGATACAAGCGCAATTTGAGGGTACCTTAGGATTGGGTGTACATGCAGGATATGGAGCGGAGGTCAACAATCTGGGTGGTGGAATACATATTCATTTCTACCGGACAAATAATATCCGGTTCGCGCCTTCATTTACCTATTTTCTGGAAGACAAAGGAGAAAATATGTGGATGACGGACCTGGATGCACATTACATCCTGCCGGTTTCCTACTCTGCCTCACTATATCCGATTGCCGGTCTGCATTACTCCCAATGGAAGTACGATGCTTCAAAAGGGAACGGAGATTCCGAGAAGGACTGGACAAAGAATCGTCTGGGTGCGAATCTTGGCCTCGGGTTTCAGCATGACATAGCCTACAGGGTACGGGCTAACTTCGAGCTGAAATACCAATTTATCAAGGATTACTCGCAGGTATTTTTCAGTGCGGGAATAGGATTCTGGTTTTAAATGAGAACCAAGAACCAAGAGCCAAGAACCAAGACAATTTAGAAATTAATGAGAATATGGAAAGCGGGCTTCAATCAATCTATTACACCCCAAATCAAACAACCAGGATTCCAAATCCCAAATCTTGGGTCTTGATTCTTGGCTCTAAAAGTCTATAAATATGAAAGATCTCATTACTAACGAAATAAAAAAAGAAAACGCCATACTCGTAGGACTTATTACACCCGAACAAAACGAAGAGAAGGTGAATGAATACCTCTACGAGCTGGCATTCTTGGCAGAAACAGCAGGTCTTACTCCCGCAAAACGTTTTGTGCAGCGCTTAGAGACACCCAATACAGTGACGTTTGTGGGTAGCGGAAAACTGCAGGAGATAAAGAATTACGTGGAAGAGGAGGAGAATGAGATCGGTGTGGTTATCTTTGATGACGAATTGTCCGCCCGCCAACTCCGTAACATCGAGAGAGAGCTCAAGATCCGCATCATGGATCGTACCAGCCTGATTCTCGACATCTTTGCCATGCGTGCCCAGACAGCACATGCCAAGGCGCAGGTGGAACTGGCGCAGTACCAGTATCTGCTGCCGCGATTAACCCGTATGTGGACCCACCTCGAACGGCAACGGGGCGGTGGCGGTACCATCATGCGCGGACCGGGGGAAACACAGTTGGAGACCGACCGCCGTATTATCCTCGACAAGATATCGCGCCTGAAGCAGGAGTTGAAAGAGATCGACAAACAGAAAAGCGTCCAGCGTAAGAACCGGGGAAAACTGGTGCGGGTAGCATTAGTGGGATATACCAACGTAGGGAAATCCACATTGATGAACCTGTTGAGCAAAAGTGAGGTATTTGCAGAGAATAAGCTCTTTGCCACGCTCGACACGACCGTGCGCAAGGTGACCATCGAGAACCTGCCGTTCCTGCTTACCGACACCGTCGGCTTTATCCGCAAACTCCCCACCCACCTGATCGAGTCTTTCAAGTCGACCCTCGACGAGGTACGCGAGGCCGATATCCTGGTACATGTGGTGGATATTTCACATCCCGCCTTTGAAGAACAGATAGAAGTGGTAGAAAAAACCCTGTTCGAGATCGACGAAACAGAAAAACCCTCCATCCTTGTCTTCAATAAGATTGACGCTTTTTCACATGTCGAGAAAGATGAAGACGATCTCACTCCGAAGAAACGGGAGAATTACACACTCGAAGAGCTAAAACAGACCTGGATGCACAAGATGAAGGAGAACTGCATCTTTATCTCGGCCAGGGAGAAAACAAACATCGACAACCTGAAACAGATTATCTATGATAAGGTAAAAGAGATTCATATCACCCGCTTTCCCTATAACGACTTCCTGTATCAGAATTACGAAGAGGAGGAATAGAATTCCGGTCCTACACCAACTCCTCAAGCCGGATAATTCCTGCACGGGTAAAGGAAACCCGGAAGCGCTTGTAATCCATCTGGTCTTCAAATTGCAACTGCATCAGAATATTCAGATAGTAAATCTTTTCTCCGTATATCTCAACGGATTCGCCTTCTTCATTGAGGTAGTAAATCGCCTCTTCGGGGTTATCCGTCTTTTGCATGAAACGGGAGAGGTGGAAACGCATGATATCATTTATCCCTGCAATCGGATATTCACTGTTCTTGTTGATTTCCACCCGGTCCAGAAATACTTGCTTGCGGTAAAGGATAATTTTTTCGTCGGTTATACGATTCTCTGCTTCCACCAAAGCACTCCTGCTCCTCATATTCATCACTTCCCGGGGCACTTTGTCCTCAGTAATAAAATCAACCGCTTCCTTGATCCATCCTATTGAAGCATCCTTGATGCCTATTTCGGTCTTATTGTCAAAATACCGGTTAAGCCGCTTGTGTGCAAAATAGTAACGCATCAGTTCCTTGATACGGTCTTTCAGCATATAGCTTACCACCAGCGCGATGAACAGCGGCATTGTAAAGTTGCCGTACTTCATCTGGAACGAGAATGCCACGGTCGTGGCAAAAATCATGGAGAGTCCGGCGGCAAGGCTGTAATAAATTTGCTCCACCAGCACACCATCTTTCTTTTTACGTGCCCGTAAAAAGAGATCGCTTTCGGCATATTTCTTCAAGATGCTTCTCCTGAAAATAAACTCCCTGTTTTTTAATGGATTATCCTTATCCACGCTGATATATTTCATCTCTTGCCGGTATGCTGCCTCATCGTGCCATAATGAAGTCAGAAGACCGATAGATTGCTCATACTTCCCCGCATCCTTTCTCTGCAGAAAACCGATAAGATAACACGTTCTTTGGTCTACCAGGTTGCTGATATATTCATCGGCAAAGAAAAAATAATTGAGATATTCGGAAGAGATGGTCGGCACATTGATAATTTTCCGGAGATACCTGAATTTCAAAAGGATATTCCTGACACTCTCCACATAAGAAGCAATCAGGTATTCCATATCATCTTTGATATTATTTTTCAGCAGATGGACCACTTCATCGCGGATAGCACTTTTAAAGATGGCGGTGAACATTTTTATCTGGGATTCATACTCCTTGATGGCGGTACGTGTAGGCTCACTGGCAGTCTTATGGAAAACCCGTTCCAGATTCTTCAATGGAATAGCCTCACCTTCACATATCTCTCGCAACAAAAAAACGGGAGTTATCAACCGGATATAACTCTTTACATCCCGGTAAAAATGGCTTTTATCATAGGTAAGGGAATTGATATCGAGGCTATTCGGAATGAACATCCAGGTGTTGATAGAAAAATTGCTCTGGTCGCGTTTACGGCGAACATGGAATCCTACCTTGAACTCAATGGAAAACTTATCATGTATCTTAGCTGCAATATCAATCATTTTATCAACCTTCTCCTATCTTTTTAAAAGAATAATCCGTTAGTGTATCCCAACCATCTGAATACCGTCTCTCCCCAGACAATAATCATCACCCAGGCAATGATCATCATCGTAAAGCCAAATTTAAATGTATCGCTCCAACTATACTGGTCAGTTGTATATAACAACGCAGCGGGTTTACTGTTGAACGGCAACACATATACGTGATTGTTCAGCAATGCCACCGGAAAGGCGAGGCTCAACGGATGGAAGCCAAACTGTTGTTCAATACCCAGTGCAATAGGGATGAATATCAGTGTACGCATCGTCTTGGACTGGAATATCAATGCGCTGAAAAGCATCAGGAATGTCAGCACCAGATAGATTACCCAGAAAGGGGTAGCCGCGGTGATTCCCAGCTTGGCAAAAGAAACATTGACGATTGTCCCGGGTAAGCCGGTGGCATCAAGACCTACGCCCAACGCATACGCGCCTGCGGAGAACAGCATCAGGTGCCAGGGAATATCCACTTCGTTCCAGTTCACAATCCCTATTTTGGGAAGTAATGCCACGATAGCACCCGCGAAGGCTACCGTTGTCTGACTGATACCGTGTTGCTTGTCTGTCGCCCACAGCACAAGTACCGCCACAAATATGGCAATAGCCTTATATTCCTGCACACCCATCTTCCCCATGTTGTGAAGTTCCTCTTTAAGGCGTTCCATTCCTCCTTCAATCTGGGGGACTTTTTCTTCTTCCTTTAGCGGGAAAATAATTTTGGATCCCACAAACCATGCAATAAGGATCAGGATAATAGCCAACGGGAACCCGGCGACAAACCAGTCCTGATAGCTGAATATCCTTCCGCCGATCGCTCCCGCCATCAATGCCGCGGCCAACAGGTTGGAACCGGCACCGGTGAGGAAACCTGAGGCCCCCACATTGATCTGGAACAGGTTTTGCAAGACCAGGTTCCTCCCGAAGTTATTTCGTTTGCTTCCTCCGGTAGCCCCATAGATGGCAGCAATGACCATAAAGATAGGCAATAAAATGGCAGCTTTGGCTGTTGTGGCCGAAATAAAAGCAGAAAGGACAATATTGATAATGATAAAACTGAAAATTATCCACGACGCCGATTTCCCGAAGCGTACCATAAACCACAATGCAAAACGCTTGGCCACCTGCGTCTTCACCAGCATACTGGCAAGCACAAAAGAGAGGATATTCAACCACATCACCGGATGTCCAAGTTGTGCAAAAGCGGTCTTCTCGGTGGTAACCCCAAAAACAACAATGCCGAAGATCACCAGTAACGATGTCAGGTAGTTGGGCAGGGCCTCGGTAATCCACAGCACGATAGCTGCAGCAAATATGGCAAGCATGGCGTAATTGATCCTGATAAACGCCTCATAACCCAGAATATCCAGGCGTGCTGTCGCTGTGGTATCCAGGCCATCCGCCGAGAGCGTATTCAGGAAAGGTATATCGATAACCCAGTAGATCAGTGCAAAAACGATGATAGCCAAAGGGGCTCCCACCATAGCCATCCATTTTTCAACACCGGATTTTTGCATCTTAGGCAGTTTCTCTATCCGGTAATTATTCATGTCGATCGGATCGAACTTCGTCTCTTTTTCCATTCTCTCTTCTGTTTGGGAAATTTTCAGGTACGGGACACGTGTCATACAGACTACGTCTCCCGAAAAAGCTTGTAACTATGTCTCAGGTAGTATAAAAATAACGTTTATAAAGAGTCGTGACTACCACATGGCAGCACGACTCTTCATGAAAACAGATTCAAATTGACTCTACCACTTGGTATAAGGATTCTTCATCAACATCGAATTGTAAAAACGGGCATCGCCGGTCACTTCTTCACCCAGCCATTCCGGTTTTTCAAACTGGTCACCTTCGCTGGATAATTCTATCTCCGCTACAACCAGTCCCTGGTTTTCACCATAGAACTCATCCACTTCAAAAGTAAACTTGCCCGATTTTACTTCATAACGGGTTTTGTCGATCACGCCCGGTTCGCAGATCTTAAGCAGCTCCTCTACTTCCGTTACCGGGATCTCTTTTTCCCACTCATAGCGGGATGCTCCGCTTGCGCTGCCCATTCCCTTTATGGTGATATAACCCTTGTCGCCTTTGATACGTACCCGAACGGTGCGTTCGGGAACCGACGAGAGGTATCCCTGGGTAATACGCATCTGCCTGGCCGCTTCATTCTTAAAAGCATCAGACGTCACCAAAAACTTTCTTTCTATTTCCTGTGCCATGATTGTTATATAATTAATTTGCCAATGGTTTGTTGATCATTCCGATCACACGTTTGATCGCCTGCAGGTAATTGATATTTTCCACACCTCCCAGACCGACTTCCTGAATGGTTTTTTTAATATCTTCCACTTCGGTCGATTCGGAGTTGATGGTTTTCACCATCGCACCGTTGATATACACTTCTCCGGTTTCACAGATCGTGTCGTTCACCATATATCCATAGCGATGTTTCTCCACTGTCACAGCCTGCAGGTCGGGATGCGCATCGATCATACCCAGGAACTCCTCCAGTGTATAGGTATCTTTGGTGAGTTGGGGCAGGTTATCTACTTTGAAAGCGGGAAATACCTCTTCGTTCAGCACGGTAGCGGAGATAGGGAATTCACCTTTCATCAGCGGATTCCATTGTTCCAATCCGTCAACAGTCTGTACGTAGGTCTTGATATCCATTTTTCCGTCGCGTATCTTTGTATTATTTACATCGTTCGTACGACTCACGATGTAGGTTTCCGTGCTGCGACGCTCCCATACTTTCTCGGGTACGGGAATGGAAAGACGGGCCATCCGTTTTTCCGCCTCACAAAAACAACGTCCGAATGAACGGAACTCAAATCTCGGTTTCGAGATTGCACCAATCTCCATCTTTTCTTTGCTCATATTATTTTGATATTTATTATTACAACTCATACGACAACCTCAGAAAGGACCGGAATAAACAAACCGAATCGGCATGCAACATCCCGGTCTTCCGTCTGATTTACATATCGAGAAATTGTTTTATTAGCTTTGAGGAATATCGTTTCCTGTGGCTGGATTAGCAGCACCGTTTGTCGGCGTGGCCAACTTCCAGTCTCCGGTTCCATTGGGAATCCGTTGATAGGAATTGGGTGCGGTATCACTGATACCAACACCAAGATTCGATTCATCTCCACGCAGGAAGACGCCTAAACTCGCTCCATCAGGTCCGAACAATTCAAATTTCAGGTTTTGCTTTGGTGAAATTCCGCTTCCTCCTGACAAATGCGGATTGTCAGGGTTACTCTGGATAATAAGCACATATCCTCCTGCGGGTATTTTACCGCTCTCCGCCGTTCCTGTCCACCAGGCACTTGAACCATTATTCTTCACAAGTGATACGCCGGTCAATGAAAGCTCCACCGATCCCTTGTTAAATAACTCAATAGCTTTGCTATTGCCATCAATTTCATTTAATACCAGATTGTTATAATCAATAGGAGGTGCTCCCACCGTATACGTCAGTTCATTTGAGACGGCAGAGACCCCTGCTTTATTATCGGCTGACACAGTAAATGTAACAACTGCCTTATCGGCCTGTTTTGGAATTACCCCGGTATAGGTATCACCGTTTCCTTTTGTCATGGTTACCTCCGACTGGCTTCCGCCGTTTACCTTATATTGAATCTTGGCTCCGGTCACGCCTTGCAGGTCGGTAATGGTCGCCGTTATGGTCACGTCATCAGCAGGAGTTACTTCCAGCGGGGCGAACTCTACTTTCTCTATGTTTGCCGGGCCTTTATACATCTCGTCTTCCACGCATGATACAGCCAGTAATACCAGTACAATAAATATATTTGCTATTAAAAATTTAGTCTTCATTATGATTGTAAATTTAGAGGATTATTAGAAAACAATTTCACAACGCAGTGATACCATGCTGTAATCTATACCCGCTTTGCCTTTCGACTCGGTCACTTTTGTATAGTCTTTCGTAGGTTTACCGGCCGCATCATGGCCTACCAACAATTTACCTTTACCATTCGCATAACGGTCGTTGTTGTTATACTGGTAGTTGAGCATGAATTTCACATTATTATTCACCCAGAAGTTCATGCCCAGGGCATAAGCTTCGGATGCCCCACCATAGACACCTCCATCGAAATCGTTCAGGTCGATACTCTCATAACGGGCAGTCAATTCCAAATCACCCCATTTTTGTCCGCGCTGTACACGATTGTATTTTGCTCCTCCGTAATCGTAGCGTTGCTGACCGCCGAAAAGAAGATATCCGGCCTGTGCATACCATCCGCCGAAATTCTTGTTATCCTTGTTCACCATGGGGGAATCGTCCTTAAGGGAAACGGTACTCCCAATATAGGCGGTTTCCACGCGAAGCCCTTTATAATGGCCTGCCAACTCTGCTGTATAGAGCAATGAGTGATCTACCCCTTTAATCACATCGGTATCGACATACTTTTTCCGGTTGATAGAAGTAGAGTTCCTGGCACTGTAGCGTACACCGCCAAAATCGGATGGCGCATCAGTAGATTTGGGAGTCCGGTATGATACCGCTCCTCCTATATGCAACCCCATGTCATTGTATTTGTGTAACGGGCGTAAAACCAGTTTTCCGGTGTACGACTCTCCGGTACCGCGACCATAATCCTTATTGTTATCCTGTACATTGGTCACTTCTTCCAATCCTGCAATCTCCTGAAAGAAAATACCGGCTGACGCCCAGATCAATGGGATACTGTACTTGATATTGGCTCCCAGATGACGGGATGGCGCGAGATATGTCACCATAGGACGCTCCATAAACTGAAGGTAACGGGATGAGGTATTCCTTTGCATGGAAAAATTTTCTTTGAAGTTACCCACTTGTATTTCCACATTCTTGATCCCGTCGTAACGGAGAATGGCATCTTTCAACTCCGCAGTCCCGTCAGCCATGTCGATATCAAATTCACCGTACCAGTTCCGCGTTACCTGGGCTTTTACCGCAAAACGGGCACGACGGATACTGGCTCCGTTTCCAATCTCGTCATAATCATCATCCACACCGAAAAAGCCTGCGTAGTCGGCCTGAACCCGTCCATCAAGCCATATCTTGTAATCAGAATCTTCCGATTCGAAAACAAGCCTTCCATCCTGCATTTCAGTCTTAATCTTCTTAGACTGTACTTCCATTCCATACTGGTCGTATTTTACCCCGTCCTGTGCGAAAGCGGAGCCTGTAACAAAAAGTACCAGCAATAAACAAATTGTTTTTCTTCTCATTCGTAATATTATTTTTAAATTAAACATGTTATAGTGATTGAATAAACTGTGTCAGACTGTCGTTTCTATTCAGCCCCATTTTGGTTCTTAACCGGTAACGCGATATCTCTACGCTTTTGGTTGAAATATTAAGCAGTGGCGCCATTTCTTTTGATGACAAACCGATTCGCAGCAGGACCAGAATTTTCTTTTCTTTATTTGTCAGGTTAGGATAGGATTCATTTAGTTTTTCGATGAATTCCATATGCACTTGTTCGGCCTGGCGATAGATCTCATCTACTTCACCCGAAAAACTCATACGCTGTTTTATCTCTATCAACTGGTTTCTCAGTAGTTTATTCTTTTCCTCGGCAGTACTAGCCCTGATAGCCTGCTCTATGGAGTCCGAAATAAGTTCCAGGTATCTGCGCTGTTCACCGATGTTTAACGAATAGGTTATCAGCTGATTTTTTTTCTCCTCCAAACGGGTGGCCAGACTCACATTTTCCAATTGAACGGTACTGACTTCTATTTCATTCAATGCTTTCTGGTAATCGCTAAACTGATTCTGTTCGGCTTGCCGATAACCCTCGGCACGCGCTTTCGCGTAATTACGCTTGTTCAGGACAACAGTATAAATAATAAAAGCTATTACCAGAAGGATCAGCGCCATAAGGAAAAATTTATTGGTTGCATTTACAGGTATGTAGTATGTCACAGCAGCAGCTTGCTCCGCATGAACTACCGGATCGGGGATGATCTCATTATCCGACACCGGGATTCCGAAAACCCTGTCCACAAAGAATAAACTGACAAACGTGAAAGCAGCCGACAGGATGGGAGTAGTAATCCAACTCAGCATAATATTCCCAAGCATCTTCATCTTCAGTTCCTGTACTCCCTTCACAAGTCCTACGCCGATCAAGGCACCGACCAACACTTGGGTGCTGGAAACCGGCACCAAAGGTATCGGCGGCAAACCGGTACTTATTAACGCGTTGGACAGGGATGTAGAAGAAAAGATAAATAAAACCAAAGCTTGCGCCAGTACTGCCACGATCGCCATTTCCGGAGTCATTGACAGAACACCGTTGCCTATTGTGTACATTACTTTCTTGCTATAGGTAAAAATACCTAAGGCGATCGCGAGGGAGCCGATGAAAAACAGCAATTGTGTTGAAGAAATATACAACGAGCCGATACTGAGTGAAACAGAAAACGAATTCACGAATACCCCCATCACATTGGCGATATTATTTGCACCCAGACTGTAGGCGGCAAACGCGCCGACAATTATTAATGAAGTCCTGATGATTGACTCCATCTTCAGCATGTGCATACGCGATGAATGGATAAATTTGCGAACCAGCAAATACAAGACAAAAGAGAATACGGCGCCCAGGATCGGGCCAAAAACCCACGAGCCCACTATTTTTACCAAAATGCCGTATTCAACAGGATTTGAAGTGTAATAGCACCAGCCGATAATAGCCCCGACAATGGCTTGGCCTGTTGAAATAGGCAAGCGATACTTTGTCATTATCGTCACGATAATAGCGGCGCACAGTGCGACCGTAAAAGCGCCCCCAATCATATTTACGGAACCCAGTTCAGATAAGGTCTTCGTGGTACCGGCCCCCTGTATTACCGCCCCCAGTATAACGAATATGCTTCCGATGATAGCGGCTGTCCTGAATTTGACCATCCGGGTTCCGACTGCCGTACCAAAGATATTGGATGCGTCATTGGCGCCTAATGACCAGCCTAGAAACAGCCCACTTACAAGGAAAAGGTATATAAACATATCTCCTAAATATTATACCATTCGTTTAATTGCCATAATAGAGAGCAGATCCGCTACTTTTTCGGCCGTGTCCGAGATATTTTCTATATGCAATGTGAAATACCGCAAATGGAACTTTTCACTCAACTTTAGATCCGGCATTTCTTTAAATATCTTTCGCCGGATGATATCTGCCATCAGGTCAGTTTCCTTTTCATAAAAATAAACCCTGTGTATCTTTTCATTTACATTTACAGGCTCATTAAAGTATGACTTCGCGGCAGGTATCGTGGATTCGGCAGCAGAGACCGATGTTTGGGTAAGGCGGATAAAGTCGGATATCAACTCTGCAGGAATATTGGGTGTCTCCACCTCAAATTGGAATAAATTCTTTTTTGCCTGATCAATCAGATTGTCCATCTCTTCAAGCAGGCGCATGATATCTCCCCGTACCTGTGGCATCAACGATTGGACATACAAGGTCGTTTCAATCTCTCGACGCAACTTATCAGAATCTCTCTCTGAGTTAGCGAGTTCCAATATATCGTTATTGAATTTCTCTGTATTATTATACAGGTAATTTTTCACTCCTTCTTTAAAAAGCAACAAACTCTGGTCAACACAATTCAAGAATTTATCAATGAGTTCTATGGATTGATTGGTTCGGGAAAATAACATGATTGATATAGCAATTAAAATGTGATTGGTTATAACTAAAATAA
This window of the Proteiniphilum saccharofermentans genome carries:
- a CDS encoding inorganic phosphate transporter, with amino-acid sequence MFIYLFLVSGLFLGWSLGANDASNIFGTAVGTRMVKFRTAAIIGSIFVILGAVIQGAGTTKTLSELGSVNMIGGAFTVALCAAIIVTIMTKYRLPISTGQAIVGAIIGWCYYTSNPVEYGILVKIVGSWVFGPILGAVFSFVLYLLVRKFIHSSRMHMLKMESIIRTSLIIVGAFAAYSLGANNIANVMGVFVNSFSVSLSIGSLYISSTQLLFFIGSLAIALGIFTYSKKVMYTIGNGVLSMTPEMAIVAVLAQALVLFIFSSTSLSNALISTGLPPIPLVPVSSTQVLVGALIGVGLVKGVQELKMKMLGNIMLSWITTPILSAAFTFVSLFFVDRVFGIPVSDNEIIPDPVVHAEQAAAVTYYIPVNATNKFFLMALILLVIAFIIYTVVLNKRNYAKARAEGYRQAEQNQFSDYQKALNEIEVSTVQLENVSLATRLEEKKNQLITYSLNIGEQRRYLELISDSIEQAIRASTAEEKNKLLRNQLIEIKQRMSFSGEVDEIYRQAEQVHMEFIEKLNESYPNLTNKEKKILVLLRIGLSSKEMAPLLNISTKSVEISRYRLRTKMGLNRNDSLTQFIQSL
- a CDS encoding DUF47 domain-containing protein — protein: MLFSRTNQSIELIDKFLNCVDQSLLLFKEGVKNYLYNNTEKFNNDILELANSERDSDKLRREIETTLYVQSLMPQVRGDIMRLLEEMDNLIDQAKKNLFQFEVETPNIPAELISDFIRLTQTSVSAAESTIPAAKSYFNEPVNVNEKIHRVYFYEKETDLMADIIRRKIFKEMPDLKLSEKFHLRYFTLHIENISDTAEKVADLLSIMAIKRMV